From Amyelois transitella isolate CPQ chromosome 9, ilAmyTran1.1, whole genome shotgun sequence:
TCGCGTTTGCTCTCTAACAGCGCACCCTTTCTCGACTtcctacaatattttattagtgtCTTTTAGTTGTGTGTAACTCAACCCATTTTCTGGGGTTGCTGACATCCTGGTTTATTAGATTTCTTTCGTTGCCTCTCTCGAAGCCGCTACGAATCTTATGCCACCGATGCGCGAATTCTGGGAGCCGTCTGAAGTTCGTCACAGATCCCACGAGATCGGAGTAAACCAGGCCCACCCCGAATGGTTCAACATTATCTAGAAGATTCCCGCTTTCCCATGCATGAATCAATCCCATAGTGCATAGTGAAAATCCTCGATTACTGCTTCCTAGCAGAAGAAGAACTCCTTGTCGCAGAGCTTCATGCAGTGAAGCCTGCCTCTGAAACAGCCATATCCTGACAAGGTCTGCAGAACAAACAAGGCAAAATGGCAAAACCcatagatattttataagtatggtttaataatcaaatctcgtatgtacattaaatacaaaatggaTAAAgctcttttatataaaatcttaCAAACGTCAAAGGAGTTCTTTTCGTTTTTAGTAAAAGCGtaaattgtttgttgttttctGTCCATGCCCTGGGGTTGTGAAAATGTGAAGTGGTGGCGAAAATAGTTTCGCCTTGTTttgagtataattatattttggaaaaacTGTCCtggcatttttatttcttatttgatAGCTGAGGGATAGGATCAGTtatttcaacactgttggctctgtctaccccgcaagggatatctataattatgtgtttgtatttaattaatatctagCTACTAGCCTTCtcactagttttttttatttaaccaaaAAGTCCACTTCCATGGAGATGAgagtatgcaaaatttcattgcAACTCGCTCCGTTATACCGCCTCTCCATTGATAGCGGTCaatgttaatataaatatattcaggttacatatttttgttatcattATAACACAATATGAATccaatacattattttaattgattgattAAACGATTCGGTTTGCCATGACCGAAGcttttaatatcttttcataaaaaaataattataaatcaggACCTTTTCATAGTTAGATCTTATCTAGAAAAGCCAAATCCAGTTTTAACAAATTGTGTTCTTCGAAAACATTAATGCCagcttttttataaagatCCATAACCATTAAAACTATGACTAAGGTGGTAGTAAGTATCTCGATTTTAATGGGTTTAATACAGCCATGATTCTCATGATTCAAAagctgaacctggcctataaattttttgaagactcttgactctgtctacctcgcaagagatatagacgtgatgtgtGTATGATTCTCATTGCAGTTGCTTATTCTCTTTCTTTACAAGATATGAAGACGGACTGGCGTGATTGACTGATCCcccattttaaattgtttgggAGATTCAAGTCGTGTTGTGCAACGGTAACGATATTGTCAAAGTAGAATAGATGTGTATCGTCAGCGTACAAAGTGAGATTCTTTGAGTCCTATTTGGTTGGAACTAGTTACGTAAACCATAGAACCATACCATATGTAATAGTCTGAGGAGAACTTGTCCAATTATCGATCTTTACGGCTTGCTGCCTAAACCTACTGCAAATAAGATTTAAACGTCTTTGAAGCTACATCATTCATGCCGATGTTATTTAAGCGTATTTGCAAGTTTTTGATGACTCTCGATATCAAACGTCTTTATCGAATCTCTCAATACGCctaaatcattttttaatacaaaattctttatattattggATATCACGAGTAGCACCGATATTGGCCTGTGATTGCTGGGATCAGTTTAAGGACATGGCATGtggcatttaaaatattagtattaatatgaaaatagttAACTTTtcagaaataatttatatctacTAAACATTTCAGCTTCATTAATTTGATGGAGTACAGATGTTTGACTTaccaaaatacctacataagcAAACTAAATTATCAATTAGGCACTTTAATAGGTCTTTATAATAcgaataagtatgtattaaaatcacTTGATTGTTCTCTAATTGTCGTCTAATGATTGAAAAGTGCCTGTTAAAATTTGTCGAAAGTGCGTAAATATTTCGATATATTGCAATACATTTACAAATAACATGTTATTTACCATAAAAGGGTATCATTACGTAATGAGATATTTAACTAATAGCAATCATAGTATTTATACTGCAGAATCTAGCTATCCCAATTCATTTTACTGCGAAGCTTTTCTACACTGTTAACTTTTACGATTATAATTGATACTGTCAAGATGAGAACTGCGGCAAGGACTGAACCTGTAAAAACCACGAGACACGTGTGCGGCCGTTGTGGTATGTGGTACAAGGAGTACAAGCAGCTGGTGGAGCACCTGTACTGGCGGCACGGGACGGAGAGTGCAGCGTGCAAGCAGTGCCGCCAGCGGAAATGGGACTTCGCTCCCCACCGCTGTTATGTACTCCCTCACCACGATGCGAACTTTGAGTCTGGGATGCCTCAAGACTGTCCCAGATATGAATTTTGCTACTGTGGAGTAGAAATAGAGGACTCCGCCATGATCGGATGCGACGGGGCACAGTGCGCGCTGAAGTGGTACCACTTCCAGTGCGTGGGCATTGTGGACCCGCCGGATGGCGAGTGGTTCTGTCCACAGTGCATTTCGCAGGTGagtttatttaacatttcagAACTTCTTTAATAAACGGATTACGccgaatttttgttttaccaggcgtattcttgttttattatttgtagcaATTTCCTTTTCCATATAATaaccttaaatttattttacagaaaagTGAACCTCGACAACAACGAACAAGACAACTAGACAAAAATTCTTCGAAGCGGCGGAAACGAGATGTGACGTCTTTTACGTGAAATGGCGTTGGTCCCAGTTGCTCCTCCCCTGTGTGGAGAGGTGCAAGGGATCCATTACCacgatcttggattgggtcaggttttacatgaagcgactcccgtctgccCTCCGCAACCAGTTGCCTAaaagtgttaattttattagttatattgtttactgtaaaatttattaatattttccagGGTAAATGcccttaaattaaattttatttctttaaaaattgtttctttagtaccttttaatttcatgaattgtttatttttaagattttgctttcgttattttaaagttatattgttattaaagtatagacaaattaaaaacattttaatttaatttttacggaATACCGGAACATATTACCAATTTAAATGGCTATAATAAAtcttaatgaaatttatatctatacaaTCCATAGGTATTCAcgatacttaaaaattttcttgttaattttaatccaCGTTGTTCTTTCAACTGGATTGCGGAACTGGAACTTTTTATGTTTAGCTGCTCGACCaatcaacatattttttggcACACACATAGGCATAATGAAGAGAACATTAGttagaatatttttagtaGTAGTAAAGCGTTAAAAAGTAGTAGTAAAGCGTTAAAAAGTagtaatctcaattctatcgtcaagccaacagctgaatgtggcctgcctatcagtctcttcaagactgttggctctgtctactctgcaagggatatagacgtaatcaTTATGTATAACGTGATATGTGAAGTTTTTGAtgtaagatttaattttattatgacctTAATATTGTTGaagaatttatatgtatgtgtacattCGAACGAGGTACTttgttaagtaaataaatgattatatttGGTTGTATGTAATTCTATACAAAGAAGTCGTCAGCAGCTAAAATCAATCACTGTGAATGACCGCATGGCAAGCTCTTgacaaatatttgtacaaatgtaattaaaaacagaTTAATTTTTTCCACAACCCGCCTACAGCTATACGCATAGCTGCTGTTACGCACCACCTATGCTATATAACGTGACGTCTCgtgaattgttttttatattaatattacttactagctgttgcccgcgactttgtccgcgtaaatttcgagttgaatcttgatcatacagtcagatacagacagacaaacaaaaaattgaaaaaaaaaatctctatccgttcagtcaaaattaaatgtacagacaaaatatttttaccgttttattacatgtagtattttgaatttcagttacatgtagtatttttaaataaaatactcaaacaacacaaaaaaatatttttgattaaacaaaaatcttattttgttggggctcgaacttagaccgccaacttcacagtctcacgcaccaaccactggaccatcgaggtcgttgcggtggtgtcgaaattaaagaagACTACATATGggcacgtctgtatcccttgcggggtagacagagccaacaggcttgaaaagactgaatggccacgttcagctatttggcttaatgatagaattgagattcaaatagtgataggttgctcgtgctcgcccatcgcataaaaaggaattttgtaagtaagtaagtaaggaagtttgtaagcctatcccttagtcgccttttaagaaagagatggagtggtcctatttttttgtattggtgccgggaaacacacggtaCTAAAGTAGACTAATAAACCAAAAATCTCTTTACGTGAGAATTACGCATGTTATGTGCGGCAAAACcagaatattatcaaactgattttcacttatatttatatgttataggtattatgctgtatattcaaattttaaattaataacttatttgcaggcaaactcatgccttaagttcattcaaatgtggatatctttttttagcgaaccgattttgatgaaacaatctttaaatgttcttctgagttaaaacaaagcaactggtgaaagtttcaagtaaatcggttcagtactttcggagataatcgtgatcatacatatagacaaacagaaaagaaattaaaaaaaatatttttgctttctattatccacttcagtcaaaaatactaaatgtatagacaaaatatttttactgttttattatatgtatagatagatagatatatataaaaaaaaatatttgcatttttgttataacgaataaactcaaaaagttCTGGACCTtgcttatttttacatatacatgGTATTGGTTACGTCTAAGTACATATATCCCATTCCGGGTAGACAGTTGATCCCCATCACCACCACATCGTCACTTAGAcatctttttttatctttagaaGTGCTATTGACTTGCGTCGAAGTTTGTAGCCGTAAATAAAAGAGCATAAattcatactaatataataattgcgagtctgtttatttaattgtgtGTCCCTTTTTTGCTGCTTTTTCCCTGCTgaacttattattatgaaattctGTGTGCATTATCTGACATCCAACAAAGTCTACTTCATTCACAATTTTCTCCAAAGAATGGGACAGTTTGTTTGAAAATCACTTTCATCGATTTagtaatttcatttcaaaaccgCTGTACCGATTTTGACTGAAACTATCCGTTTTTAACTTGGCTACGGAACCCCAAAAATGTCAATAAtagttaatatatattaaatagtaaaataatgaaagaaacAACTCATTCATCAAAATGGCGTTATATCGATCATTGAAGTGTAAGGATAGTGTCCGAGCTCGAAggctttcaaattaaattatctccTGTACACCAGGGTGTCGGGCGCAGATCGTCCGGCCCGCTCCGCTGCACACGCCTTATTAATAGGAAGTTGTCATCTTGTAGATAAACTATTGCAAGTGTGTTTGAAAGTATTGAAACCAaatgataaatacttactcgTATTATAAAAGTAAGACTTTAATATGTTTAAGGACTAAAAGGTTCTATTTTTATCGAAAATTTGTGCAGGCCTCCATGCTGGAGTGTGTAACAGCTGCTTCTTTCTGTGCAGATGTAAAACTTAATCAAAggaatggcttataaactgagaatttttctttaatttggcAGGCTAGCATTcagccactatttgaatttcatttccTTTACCATCATtcagctatacagctgaacgtggccatttagtatttttaagactgtttgcttgtcgacgtgattatatgtttagtttgtatgctgtcactatctcaatatcaattccatcactaagccatacacCGGAATGTGACCTTCCAGTCTTATCGAGATTGCTGGCTCTggactctgtcttccccgtaatagacggagacgtgattatttgtatgcatGTTTGTTATAAGAAACCatctataaataacaaatcaaCTCTAAGGTATCAAAAATAGCTGGCATGTTATTGTTTCATATTACGCTCTCCTCGGCCGGAACATTAGCGTTTTAGGAAGCCACGCGGCGACATTTATTACCTTATTTGTTATGATTTGTTCCTGAAAGCCAGATTGCTATTAATGGTGTTGTGATTTTTCTACACATCAGTATATAGTAGTACTTATATGAGCAtgtcatgtttttattataaatcgtTAAAAATAACTGTGACCGTAAAACTATTTCCGATTATGTGAAGTGTGAGTAGGTAggtaacttatattatttgatagtgttcttttaaattttactcttttatattattgatgTTATCTAAGATAGGTCTCTAAGATCCCAAAGACCATAGGTAGATATACCTATatctaactcaatctgtgtaattgtgctgtatatatttatttatttttgttttactttacataatgttaaacattttaaatttacaaatttgaaACCTAAGTAAAACTTCGAAAGTGAATTTAGTGTTATCTTAATATATCTTCAGTTATGGATACTATGGATATATGGAACTATCGGCACctatttcaatacaaatcGCAAGTACAGAATCCCTCTTAAAAGTTAAGTAATTTACAACATATTTCATAACATTTCacagtttgttttttgtatttcgAGATTTGCGGaacataaaagtaaatacCGGCCCACTGTTTCAGTTATGAGTGTTTACAGAGGCGTCACAAATGGCGCCAAATGTCACAGCCTCATTTATACCCCTCCCACCTATATTGCATATCAGCATAGTGCTTTTTGTAACTGTTGAAATTCATTCGATTCTCGAAATAACTTGATATACGGTACTTCTACaccaactaaaaaaaaatacgactGTTGGAGTTCATCcccaattaattttaatgataaccattttatttcttaccaAACTCGGTCTTATACATCTTTGAGAGTTATAaggtttactttattttgtatactGATTGGGTTACAcaccatacataaaatatttttataaaataaactgaatCGTTGGGGCAAAAAGTAGTGGCTCGATATTATTGTAGGCAAAAATGAATATAACATGTGTAGCATAGGTTACGATTTGCTACGAGCGTCGTAGCATTGTGCTACGAGTATCGTAGCATTGTGCTACGAATGCTACAATGTGAATTCATAACCAGCTGCCATCCGGACGTCCATTCATCCAATTTATCTTGTACTAATATCATACGCTTAAAAGCAAACATGATATAATCATTCCGTTAAAACAATTTCGGGACAGGCCAGAATTGTTTGAAGGGTACTAGTATATAGTAgtagattat
This genomic window contains:
- the LOC132902103 gene encoding inhibitor of growth protein 3-like, which codes for MRTAARTEPVKTTRHVCGRCGMWYKEYKQLVEHLYWRHGTESAACKQCRQRKWDFAPHRCYVLPHHDANFESGMPQDCPRYEFCYCGVEIEDSAMIGCDGAQCALKWYHFQCVGIVDPPDGEWFCPQCISQKSEPRQQRTRQLDKNSSKRRKRDVTSFT